A genomic stretch from Sphingobacterium sp. ML3W includes:
- a CDS encoding RagB/SusD family nutrient uptake outer membrane protein: protein MKVKQIGLIAIATIGMLTSCSKDLLDRNPTVNISGETFWKSDADAKMGLAGVYRRLQSGFYGHGKLWLDAYSDNALDRHSYYGFGDLTQGIVNSTNVSSAFYNTPYAGIAGCNFFLDNIDKAPSTEAQKTSYKAEVRFIRALFYFDLVQAFGGVVLYQTEPKTVDEGKIAKSSKEEVLAFIHSELDFAISNLPDVAYAGHAVKGSAQALKARVYLFQQNWLAAANLTEQIIKGGKFQLYQGGYQNLFLTATQQNNPEIMFSTKFLAPNNPQGGEGVLVEIGWYGAIAPYQNLVDAYEMKNGKRIDEPGSGYVATDPYNNRDPRLKLTIKVPTEKYINPDGSVFEESDPMLTGYSQKKYINLAMLPFNRTKTPMTDMNIVHIRYADVLLMYAEAKNEVSGPDQSIYDALNAIRERSGVDMPKVNIAVYSTKEKLRDFILHERRIELALEGHRYYDLKRRNLMQSTLAPLKNPGGAPLRFGEINNVLPFAQSELDRNRQLVQNEGYN, encoded by the coding sequence ATGAAAGTAAAACAAATTGGCCTAATAGCAATTGCAACAATCGGTATGCTTACCTCTTGTAGCAAAGACCTACTTGACAGAAATCCTACAGTAAACATTTCCGGCGAAACATTCTGGAAAAGTGATGCCGATGCAAAAATGGGTCTGGCAGGTGTATATAGAAGACTACAGAGCGGTTTTTATGGTCACGGCAAACTGTGGCTGGATGCCTATTCCGATAATGCACTGGACCGGCATTCCTATTATGGTTTTGGCGATCTCACCCAGGGTATTGTCAATTCGACCAATGTGAGCAGCGCCTTCTACAATACGCCTTATGCAGGCATCGCGGGCTGCAACTTTTTTCTGGACAATATCGACAAGGCCCCGAGCACAGAAGCACAGAAAACCAGCTACAAAGCCGAAGTCAGATTTATCCGGGCCCTTTTCTATTTTGATCTTGTACAGGCCTTTGGCGGTGTAGTACTCTATCAGACCGAACCGAAAACTGTGGACGAAGGCAAAATCGCCAAAAGCTCAAAAGAAGAAGTCCTGGCGTTCATTCACAGTGAGCTGGATTTTGCCATCAGCAACTTACCGGATGTGGCATACGCTGGGCATGCCGTTAAAGGTAGCGCACAGGCACTCAAAGCGCGCGTATATCTTTTTCAGCAAAACTGGTTAGCCGCTGCTAATCTGACTGAGCAGATTATCAAAGGCGGTAAATTTCAGCTTTACCAGGGTGGTTATCAAAATCTTTTTCTGACGGCCACGCAGCAAAATAATCCGGAGATCATGTTCTCTACCAAATTCCTTGCCCCTAACAATCCGCAGGGAGGTGAAGGTGTCTTGGTCGAAATCGGTTGGTATGGCGCTATTGCACCTTACCAAAACCTGGTCGATGCCTATGAGATGAAAAATGGAAAACGTATCGATGAACCGGGATCGGGCTACGTCGCTACTGATCCGTACAACAACCGGGATCCACGGCTTAAGCTCACGATCAAAGTACCAACGGAAAAATATATCAATCCGGATGGATCGGTATTTGAAGAATCAGATCCAATGTTGACAGGCTATTCGCAAAAAAAATACATAAACTTAGCTATGCTTCCTTTTAACCGGACAAAGACACCTATGACCGATATGAACATTGTCCATATTCGTTACGCGGATGTATTGCTCATGTATGCTGAGGCAAAAAATGAAGTAAGCGGACCCGATCAGAGCATTTATGATGCGTTGAATGCAATCCGCGAGCGGAGTGGTGTGGATATGCCTAAAGTCAACATAGCCGTGTACAGCACAAAAGAAAAATTACGCGATTTTATTTTGCATGAAAGACGGATTGAATTGGCCTTGGAAGGACATCGATATTATGACCTCAAAAGACGCAATCTGATGCAAAGTACGTTGGCACCGCTTAAAAATCCTGGTGGCGCGCCGCTGCGATTTGGCGAAATCAACAATGTCTTGCCTTTTGCGCAATCAGAACTAGACCGCAATCGGCAGCTCGTTCAAAATGAAGGTTATAATTAA
- a CDS encoding tetratricopeptide repeat protein — protein MKKHLLLSILLLFTLKSTAKLTASDHQKQTVDSLLVKSMEFAKRGDLVTYIEIAIKAFHLANAADYDEGKAKSGSYIAEGLMAAGLFKEGLKQLDFIETTNYYKNEIFIQSEVQRLRGRAYGELKLNQQALRAFRLQQGLIKKLTGEKQIKSYQFNYESLSVVFLRMGQLDSMQKYTELQLKNLRVFQEKDAAMRYQIVYENLGRLYIERGDFAKAQQCLDKSLELMKKYKIPVVMNTYGTLGLLEKKRGNFKKAAAFYEESLAKKRAAGSRIGMKNSYRELADFYRTTNLDKGKADRYEMAFSRLNDSLENENRAVVDQVLNLILKLKDQESENKVSKSVKLSIVALVSLVIAITFFVWRARRNRKILGQKELALQETEIVNRELTEQIGENKFNNLIDLAKSNNPEFLTLFTELYPEFIQALKSLDPKIRTTELEFCAMAFLNFSTKNISEYTYVTIRAVQVRKNRLRKKLEIPSDADFNNWMRGLADMSKQTAGLPLSFPE, from the coding sequence ATGAAAAAGCACCTTTTACTTTCAATTTTATTATTATTTACACTTAAATCAACCGCTAAGTTAACCGCAAGCGATCACCAGAAGCAGACGGTAGATTCTCTCTTAGTGAAGTCGATGGAATTTGCTAAGAGAGGAGATTTGGTGACGTATATTGAGATTGCAATAAAAGCGTTTCATTTGGCCAATGCTGCCGACTATGATGAAGGAAAAGCAAAATCAGGCTCTTATATAGCGGAAGGTCTTATGGCTGCAGGGTTATTTAAGGAAGGACTGAAACAGCTGGACTTTATTGAAACCACAAACTATTATAAGAATGAAATTTTCATACAATCCGAAGTCCAACGCTTACGTGGAAGAGCCTATGGCGAACTCAAGCTAAATCAACAAGCCCTTCGAGCGTTCCGTCTACAACAGGGGCTGATCAAAAAACTGACTGGCGAAAAACAAATAAAATCCTACCAGTTTAATTATGAATCTTTATCAGTCGTTTTTCTACGCATGGGGCAACTGGATTCTATGCAAAAATATACCGAACTCCAATTAAAGAACCTGAGAGTCTTTCAAGAGAAAGATGCGGCCATGCGCTATCAGATAGTTTATGAAAACCTGGGAAGGCTATATATTGAGAGAGGCGATTTCGCGAAAGCGCAGCAATGCCTTGATAAATCGCTGGAGCTCATGAAAAAATATAAAATTCCAGTCGTTATGAATACCTATGGCACCTTAGGCCTTTTGGAGAAAAAGAGAGGGAATTTTAAAAAGGCTGCGGCTTTTTATGAAGAGAGCCTAGCAAAAAAGCGGGCAGCTGGTAGCAGAATTGGAATGAAGAATTCATACCGAGAGCTGGCTGATTTTTACCGAACAACCAACTTGGATAAAGGCAAAGCTGATCGCTATGAAATGGCCTTTAGCCGGCTCAATGATTCTTTAGAAAATGAAAATAGAGCAGTCGTCGATCAGGTGCTCAACCTGATTTTAAAATTAAAAGATCAGGAATCCGAAAACAAGGTTTCAAAATCAGTTAAGTTATCAATAGTTGCACTGGTATCTCTCGTTATCGCTATTACGTTTTTTGTATGGCGTGCTAGACGCAACCGTAAGATTTTGGGTCAAAAAGAATTGGCTCTACAGGAGACAGAAATAGTGAACAGGGAGCTGACCGAGCAGATCGGAGAAAATAAATTCAATAATCTAATCGACTTGGCCAAAAGTAATAATCCGGAGTTCTTGACTTTATTTACCGAATTATATCCGGAGTTTATACAGGCGTTGAAATCTCTCGACCCGAAAATTAGAACGACAGAATTGGAGTTTTGCGCCATGGCCTTTCTTAACTTTTCGACAAAAAATATTTCAGAGTATACCTATGTCACAATCCGGGCGGTACAGGTCCGCAAGAACCGATTGCGTAAAAAATTGGAGATCCCTTCCGATGCGGATTTTAATAATTGGATGCGTGGATTGGCTGATATGTCGAAGCAAACAGCAGGCCTACCGCTGTCTTTTCCTGAATAA
- a CDS encoding response regulator, which translates to MMSKKIFLCDDNLLILQALELILSMTDAIVVSESKSSLALDYIIKEKPDIFICDLQMPGLNGEDLIKQIRAYEKLDQMFILCVSASYNGRDIALNAGADHFLPKPFEIYELLSIVNKALVSGVG; encoded by the coding sequence ATGATGAGCAAAAAGATCTTTTTATGTGACGATAACCTCTTAATTTTGCAGGCTTTGGAACTGATATTGAGTATGACTGATGCAATTGTTGTAAGCGAAAGCAAAAGTTCGTTAGCCCTGGATTACATTATAAAAGAAAAACCCGATATTTTTATCTGTGATTTACAAATGCCCGGATTAAATGGTGAAGATCTAATTAAACAGATTCGCGCCTATGAAAAGCTTGATCAGATGTTTATTCTTTGCGTTTCAGCTTCCTATAACGGTAGGGACATTGCCCTTAATGCAGGTGCCGACCACTTTCTTCCCAAACCCTTTGAGATATATGAACTATTATCGATTGTTAATAAAGCTTTGGTCTCGGGCGTCGGTTGA
- a CDS encoding TonB-dependent receptor produces MSKQHLRYIIKYLKLSLSHLSMKLTIVVFFASVMVSLGNASAQRITLDQHQAQLKNLLIEISKQSGYTFIYDEKDLKSIGPISINLSNKSVTETLDQLLSGQPLSYQIKGRSIAISRRPTPKSTVKTPGDGILQKRTITGRVINENNEALAGVNVLVRGSSLRTSTDSQGQFSIDVPDQNSVLIFSSVGFTSLEVSTQGKNQLSVVLQTANSNLEEIVVVGYAMQKKINLSGSVASVSGKTITERPAPSIQNLLQGRIAGLDVVQPTGEPGRDNGSMRIRGLGSSGASSNPLVLVDGVIGSISNLSPQDIENVTVLKDAASASIYGARAANGVILVTTKKGKAGTSNIEYSGNWGTSAATKYPKLITNSVTYMEMYNAARARSGQPAIYTQAQIDSYKNNPNNDAYPNFDWLDYILGKGPIQNHNLSFSGGSEKSTHNVSLNYLDQNSITKGYEYKRYNGLFDYGTQVHKRVKIGTNVNFSFQDLRAPWMTNDNLLLLAYAAAPTFKPWLPDGSGRSAGRDYMSTGGTNRTPEEVYNTGAQLTKNYNVNAQAYMDVDIMTGLKWSTKAAFTFFNQDYRQRLFGNPSYAYHPNANGEYQQSGNGNPDFVGLRQSSGRDLTKTFYSTLHYMKTLANDHHVSILGGYEQQDNRSTTIGAGRYDFPNNTIMELDGSSPKEQNLNGSSFEWVLKSLFGRANYDYKGKYFAEANIRYDGTSRVDPRYRWGTFGGGSAAWRISEEDFIKNNVSWIDNLKLRASYGALGNQEITRGGNLDYYPYQDILSTTTYPFTALESGAIKTRLVEKNLRWEKTAITDFGLDVDIYKGLFGATVDWYYKNTTDILEERTDVPTSIGLTPPIVNAGAMVNKGIEIELRHQNQIGEFSYGANLIFNRYRNKVTKRLAETVGTIEIGQPYNNFFLYDWIGIFQSQAEIDSSPKQPNSGTLKPGDLKIRDVDGNGTIGPEDRIRISRFPDYSYSFNLYAGWKGFNFSAFFQGVQGQKVQVSQWGYEPFMQGSAPPTKFLNAWTPTNPSNTVPAVYLTGYAGVAGYPSTYFLQDASYLRLKNLYLSYTFPASITDRIAAKGITVYVSGDNLITWTKYEGNDPERSGSGRFAQFPQIKMYTAGIKVRY; encoded by the coding sequence ATGAGTAAACAACATTTAAGGTATATTATAAAATACCTGAAACTTTCACTATCCCATCTATCGATGAAGCTGACTATCGTCGTTTTTTTCGCGTCGGTCATGGTTTCATTGGGCAATGCGAGCGCACAACGCATTACGCTAGACCAGCATCAGGCGCAGCTAAAGAATCTTCTGATCGAAATCAGTAAACAGTCAGGATATACGTTTATCTATGACGAGAAAGACCTAAAATCCATCGGACCGATTTCCATCAATCTCAGCAATAAGAGCGTTACTGAAACCCTGGACCAGCTTTTATCCGGACAGCCGCTCAGCTATCAGATCAAGGGCCGTTCCATTGCGATCTCAAGACGGCCAACGCCAAAATCAACTGTTAAAACTCCAGGAGATGGAATTCTTCAAAAAAGAACAATCACCGGCCGGGTGATCAATGAAAATAATGAAGCACTGGCCGGAGTCAATGTCCTTGTCCGCGGCAGCAGTTTGCGGACCAGTACAGATTCACAGGGACAGTTTTCTATCGATGTTCCTGATCAAAACAGTGTATTGATCTTCAGTTCTGTCGGTTTCACTTCGCTCGAAGTATCCACGCAGGGCAAAAACCAGCTCAGTGTCGTATTACAAACAGCCAACAGCAATCTGGAAGAAATTGTTGTCGTTGGTTATGCCATGCAGAAAAAAATAAATCTCTCGGGATCAGTGGCCAGCGTTTCGGGCAAAACGATCACCGAGCGTCCGGCACCCAGTATTCAAAATCTATTGCAAGGCCGTATCGCCGGGCTCGATGTCGTACAGCCTACCGGTGAACCGGGCCGCGACAATGGCAGCATGCGTATCCGGGGCCTGGGATCGAGCGGTGCATCTTCCAATCCACTTGTTTTGGTTGACGGGGTCATCGGTTCGATCTCCAACCTTTCTCCACAGGATATTGAGAATGTCACCGTACTCAAGGATGCAGCCTCAGCATCTATTTATGGTGCACGGGCAGCCAATGGTGTAATTTTGGTAACCACAAAAAAAGGTAAAGCAGGCACAAGCAATATCGAGTACAGCGGCAATTGGGGAACCAGCGCGGCGACCAAATACCCCAAGCTCATTACCAATTCGGTTACCTATATGGAAATGTACAATGCAGCACGGGCACGTAGCGGCCAGCCTGCCATATACACACAGGCCCAGATCGACAGCTACAAAAATAATCCCAATAACGATGCCTATCCCAACTTTGACTGGCTTGACTATATCCTGGGCAAAGGGCCTATTCAGAACCATAACCTAAGTTTCTCCGGCGGCAGCGAGAAAAGCACGCATAATGTATCGCTCAATTACTTAGATCAGAATAGCATCACCAAAGGATATGAATATAAAAGATACAATGGCTTGTTTGATTATGGCACACAGGTACATAAACGAGTCAAAATTGGAACTAATGTAAACTTTTCCTTTCAGGACCTCAGAGCTCCCTGGATGACCAATGACAATCTGCTGCTTTTGGCCTATGCCGCGGCACCTACCTTCAAACCCTGGTTGCCTGACGGCAGCGGCCGGTCTGCAGGGCGCGACTATATGAGCACCGGCGGCACAAACCGTACGCCTGAAGAAGTTTACAACACCGGTGCCCAGCTGACTAAAAACTATAATGTCAATGCGCAGGCCTATATGGATGTGGATATTATGACAGGACTGAAATGGTCTACCAAAGCAGCTTTTACTTTCTTTAACCAAGACTATAGACAGCGCTTATTTGGAAATCCTTCCTATGCCTATCACCCCAACGCAAATGGCGAATATCAGCAGTCAGGAAATGGCAATCCAGATTTTGTCGGCTTACGCCAAAGCTCGGGACGCGACCTGACAAAGACCTTTTATTCGACACTACATTATATGAAAACGCTGGCTAATGACCACCATGTCAGTATCCTGGGGGGGTATGAACAGCAGGACAACAGAAGCACCACCATCGGTGCCGGTCGCTATGACTTTCCCAACAATACGATTATGGAATTAGATGGAAGTTCACCGAAAGAACAGAACCTCAACGGAAGTTCGTTTGAATGGGTCCTCAAGTCGTTATTCGGTCGGGCGAACTATGACTATAAAGGAAAATACTTTGCGGAGGCCAACATCCGTTACGATGGAACATCCCGTGTGGATCCGAGATATCGATGGGGGACATTTGGTGGTGGATCCGCTGCCTGGCGTATCTCAGAAGAGGATTTTATCAAGAATAATGTTTCCTGGATCGATAATCTGAAGCTTAGAGCATCTTATGGAGCATTAGGGAATCAGGAAATAACCCGAGGAGGAAACCTTGATTATTACCCCTATCAGGATATCCTCAGCACGACCACCTATCCCTTTACAGCACTTGAGTCCGGTGCAATAAAAACCCGTTTGGTAGAAAAAAACCTGCGCTGGGAGAAAACAGCAATCACCGATTTTGGGCTGGATGTGGATATTTACAAAGGGCTCTTTGGCGCTACAGTGGACTGGTATTATAAAAACACAACCGATATCTTAGAAGAGCGTACTGATGTGCCCACAAGCATAGGCTTAACGCCGCCCATTGTCAATGCGGGAGCCATGGTCAATAAAGGTATCGAGATTGAATTGCGCCATCAGAATCAGATTGGTGAATTCAGCTATGGTGCCAACTTGATCTTCAACCGTTACCGCAATAAAGTAACGAAGCGATTAGCGGAAACAGTAGGGACAATAGAAATCGGGCAACCCTATAACAATTTTTTCCTGTATGATTGGATCGGCATCTTCCAGAGTCAGGCCGAGATTGACAGTTCACCAAAACAGCCCAATTCAGGTACGCTCAAACCGGGCGACCTCAAAATACGGGATGTGGATGGCAACGGCACAATCGGACCTGAGGACCGTATCCGAATCAGTCGCTTTCCCGATTATTCCTATTCGTTCAATCTGTACGCTGGCTGGAAAGGATTTAATTTCAGTGCATTCTTCCAGGGGGTACAGGGCCAAAAAGTACAGGTAAGCCAATGGGGCTACGAGCCTTTTATGCAAGGATCAGCCCCACCGACCAAATTTTTGAATGCCTGGACACCGACCAACCCAAGCAATACTGTTCCGGCTGTCTATTTAACTGGATATGCAGGGGTCGCAGGTTATCCGTCCACCTATTTTCTCCAGGACGCATCTTATCTGCGGTTGAAAAATCTGTACCTGTCCTATACCTTTCCAGCGTCAATCACCGATCGTATCGCTGCAAAAGGAATTACCGTCTATGTCTCCGGTGACAACTTAATTACCTGGACGAAATATGAGGGCAATGATCCCGAAAGATCCGGATCTGGACGGTTCGCACAGTTCCCGCAGATAAAAATGTATACAGCCGGTATTAAGGTTAGATACTAA